The Episyrphus balteatus chromosome 3, idEpiBalt1.1, whole genome shotgun sequence genome segment AATCGTCAAATTCGAAGAGCGAACTAGCATCGtcaaaacaaattcaagatcTAAAGAAGCAAATTGAAGATCTTCAAACTCAATTGACTTCAGAACAAAAGCGATATACTGAGCTGAATGCTCACTGGGAGACTCTCTCCGAAGAAACCATTCTCATGCGAGCTCAACTCTCCACAGAGAAAGAAAATCTACAAACAGAATTGATGTCGACAAAACAACGCCTTCTAGAAATGGAATCAATTCGAACTGAGAAATCTGAGCTTGCCAAACGACTCAAGGATCTTCAAAAGAAACTACAAGATCTTGAGTCGAAGAATATCAAAGCTGGTGCTGCTGAATACGAGAAAACTATGCTGAAGAACACGATCGCTGAAAAAGAGCGAGAGTATGATCGATTGAGGCGAGAAAATGAGATGAATATTGATCTGGTGTTCCAGCTTCGTAAAGATAACGATGATCTCAATCAAAAGTTGAGTGACTTTAGCCGAATTGAACAAGCTCAATCGTCAATAAATGGACACAATGCTGGTCTGCAAAATGAAATCAAATCAATGAAGATCAGACTTGAAAATGCTGAACTGAATGCCAAATCTGAGGTTGCTTCGACCAGACTGCGTTATGAGCAGCAAGTGAAGAATTTGAGTGCTGAGCTGACTTCTATGCAGGTACGTAAAAATCAGTGATCTTGTTGGTTTGTCTTTCTCACAAAAGTTTCTCATTTTTCAGAGACAATGTGAACGATTTAAAAAGGATCGTGACACATTCAAGCAGCTTCTTGAATCAGCTCAAAAGAAGATAGGAGACCTTAAGGCGAATACGGGTCGTCAAAGTCGAGGATCAATGCACAGCAGTGACGATGATGACAAGAGCAAGATCGCTTATCTCGAGCAACAGGTGAGTTtcttcaaaagttcaaacctcCAAAGTTCTCAATAACACTTCTTGTCTAGATTGGTTGCCTTGAAGATCAACTTTGTGAAGCACGTTTGGATGTAAGCAAGTTCAAAACCGAACTTGTCTCAGAACGCAGTGCCAATGAAATCAAAATCTCCGAGATGCGATCAAAACTCAATGAATTCGAAGAAGAACGAGTAATCGGTTCAGGTCGCACAAAGATCCCCGGAATGAAGACCAAATTAGAATTGTCATGGCAGAAAGAACGTGAAGATCAACAACGTCTTCTGCAAGAGACTTCAACACTAGCCAGAGACTTGCGGCAGACACTCTTTGAAGTGGAGAGAGAGCGTGATAAGGAACGATTGGAATCGAAACGTCGTTCTGATCAACTTCGTCGAAGCACTGAAGAAGAACTCGAAGAGGGCAGAAAGAAAATTGCTGAATTGCAATGTGATCTTCTTGAGTTGCGTGATGTTCACGCCAAGTTAAGAACTTCAAACGAAAAACTTCGTCGTGAAAGGGAACGTTACGAAAAGGAATTAATAAAACGACGAATGGAACATGATGGGGGTGAGCGTAAGGTTGGAGCTCTTCTACAAACTGTCGATGAGTTAGTGAAGATTGCACCAGATCTTAAGCTAGCAAGTTCTTCCAACAGTACATCATCAGCAACTGGAAATAGACTTAAGCCCGACGTTGCATCACGTCAAAGAAGCAGAAGTCCATCGCCGACATTATCGAGTAGTCAAATATCGAGCGTTTTAGCTCGATTGGCAGAGGCATCAGAGGAACTGAGAAAATTCCAACGCATCGGAGAGGAAGAGAACGAACGTAGTAGATTAAGAAGAAGTAATTTAAGAAGAGCAGCATCACAGGAAAATGATGCAGCTGGAAATAGTGGACAATCCACACCAAGTCGATCGGGCAGCACGAAACTGTCACGGTCAACGAATGGAAGTTTGTATAGGAAGAGTTTGTCATTGGATCATTCGATACAGCAAGATCAAGTAGGAGTTCTCTTAGCAAGTTTTGAagacattttgagtgttttgttttttttttcctcaggCAATATGGCGTCAAGATGACGGAAGTGTATCATCAATGCAATCGATTGACTCTGAAATGGGTGGAATGGTTCGAGATTCCAGTATGGATTCGAGATTAGACTCTCGTTTATCAGGTGGTTCGACTCAAAGTGACATCCCACGTGGGCCACGTAAGAAGAAGAAGAGCCTTATGGGCAAACTGAGGAGCCTTACCAAATCGAGTAGGAATTCGGAAAGTGAAATATCGGTAggagaattttttaattttttttcaaacatgtatttttaaacatatttttcatttattttccaGGTTCAAGGATCCGATTCGGACATAAGCGTGGCTAGTGACATGAGATCGAGTAAAAAAGATCTTCGTGGACGTTTGTCGGGAATGTTCCGACGTTCAGGATCAGCAACACGCAGTGCAAGTGTTGAACGACCACCATCGAGTAATCAGCCTCGTCCAGTTGCTGTCACAGTAGTTGGAGATGAAAACGGACCTGGCCCGCATAATCCACCACCGCCAAATGCTACTACTCCTAAACCAATTCGATCGgtatgatttgttttttttttttttttttttaagagattttgtgaaaatgttgtttcttttcTTAAGATTTCTAAACCtccaacaccaacaacaccaatTACAAAGCGGAGGACAGCTAAATGATGAATTGCAAGGATGGCGGGACTTAATTAAATatgactaaataaaaaaaaaaaaatatttcttgtattattcctttttccattttttttttaatttaattttgttttgttttttttttcaatttaaactttactataaaatataatattttatcaaatgaGTTAAGcactaaaatatataaattaattctttttaatgtaaattaggaattaaaaattgtctttgtattacataaaattatataaatacatTATTATCAAGagttaaaaggtttttttcttGCGATTCACTTACTATAGggaaagtttaggattcgtgAAAAATGGAATGGAGAGAGGAAGCAGATAAAACATTTTAGAGAATGCCAATTCTGAAGAAGAATTTAATGAGCACGGTAGCCAGTGTACTGCTGCagaatgaaatttttcgttttccaATACGTTGtactatttttgtatgtatccAATCGGTTTGTTAGCAAGAGTGATAAGGAGTtgagggggaagatgctcatgAAGGGAGCTGAGTGATGTTACTTTCTAGAAAATAGATAAGTGCGGAACGCATAACTGTGTTGTCACCGAACGTGATTCAATCAATTGAAAAATCATAGCCGGGcacataaaaaattttgaacaagatacttatacaatttaaaaacgtTGTAGGTTTTTAATAGCTTGTATTTTTCAAAGCTAAACACTTAACCGGAttctaatataatattttttaggggcattccatgaaaaatggtAAACTGAGACTAGTGAACTCTTCATTACATAGAAGGGACGATCTTCTATTATTTCTAAATGttcaaatcaatcttaaaacTGTTACGTCatttaaaatctatttcaaacaccaaaaaacatgcaaaaatttcacctacgttacaatggaaagctcctttatcaaaaaaaaaacaaaaccgactttttGGATGTAAGGTTTTCTCTATATTCGAAattatgaacgaaattaaaatgggaccacactgcaggcaccagctttcgaatacaaaaagaattttcaaaattggttaATCAAGTGCAAAGTTATAAGGTAAcaagcatacaaaaaaatacagacgaattcccgactaacaattttgcttctataaagctttacaggtgctatagttgcttctgtaaagctttagagaagcaaaattgtttgtagggtTGATAACCTCCTCCTATTTAGAAGTCGGTTGAATATGCTGTATTAAAATTAACGAGCgtatacaacaaaaataaaaatggtaagaaaatggcaaaaatacTGGCAAGTTATCAATGGTGTAAATAGGGCATGACGATTAAAACGAGTAAAGAAGCATACCAGAGATACACtgaaggagatgggaaacttcttACGTCATactggtttgcctacaagctccgTCGAACATTTTTGGCTAAGAATGCGTGAAAAAACagacatttttggctaagtatgcgtgaaaaataaaaaatttttcttaggtGTGTGTAAAAACACCGTGTCTAcattatgtgtgtttttcacatttattcacgaatacaaaagagattacaacaacatgaaataaacaaatgggttttgggggggtaaaacgtacgaaagtttcccatctcctttgggtatctctgaagCTTACACACCATAAAAGTACTAAAACAACTGTACACGAACAACTGCCATTATGCTATCAGtacccatggtataaaaagacaaggtatgatcatcattgtatatatatttctatagtactatcatgaagtcgaatttagtattagttgatgtcgccacttttttgaggtggcgctcagtgtgtttttttcatacaaattctgctttttcaagtcaccactagagttcctaagatcgttttacttcatgatagtactatggaaatatatatacaatgatgatcattagagccgccatcttacaaaatggggtaataaggttttgacgtttggcatttggcaaagtcaaaagcaacaacaatttaaaagacaaatttgtttacaacaacaatttcaatgggctgggctgtcaaaaccttaagtagccataagttttgacagttctcgatactgagttttttctaatgatcataccttctctttttataccatgatcaGTACCTACCTATAACGTTCCAGTGCAACCTCAGCGAAATTTTAAATAAGCCCTGATTCTTTgtgaggtggcaaagtacttgAAGattagatacgatttgtattgaattcatTGAAAGAgggttccattgaaaatcgctagtaaactactagttgTAACctccacctcccaaaggaacagggcttctatctcctcgagtagaagggCATGTGTTAATTGTTGTATTAGAGCTTATCATGAGTAAAGTAGCACTTCCAATGGAATGGGGTTATCGTTTCTATAAGTTCTTTGCTACCTTCAAAAAGTTACAGGGTTTTCCGTACATACGTGTTCggagtcaattaaaaaaaatacattttattaaaatgaccCAATTTCACGCAACtgatttggttttaaaaataatcaattaATATAATTACAGGTGGTGTACTTTTACGATACTCCGactattcattaaaaaattagatgaaatgcacaatttttcattttcattctaCTACAATTTTCATGTAAATatgaattatattatattttcaagTATATTGGCATCactgtttaaaatttgttgtttttgcattttgctGTCTCAAAATCAACAAATTCGGTAAATTCGCACGTccccaacaaaaataaaagtagaatatttttgaaaacaaaatttattataaaaagatACAAACTATAGAAAATATAATACACAAGATTTAAAATCGGCAATATACCTAGTTCCTAAAATATATACCTGACGGAGCTCtctaacaaaatcaaaaaatggcCCAAGTCAACCAAGTTATTACCCTATTCAACGGTTATTCCTATTTAGATCCTGCAGATCCAAAGATTTTCATATCCAATTGCACTTGTGTACTTATTAAAGGACTTGATGGCTACAATATTATCGTTGACACCATGAATCCATGGGATGGTCCAAAAATACTTGAAGGTAATTCAGCTACTTGAATTCTTGAAAAATTCGTATAAATGAATTGCTTCCAATTTCAGCTTTGAAAGAACATTCAATTAAACCAGAAGACATTTCGGCCGTAGTGTCTACTCATGGTCATCCAGATCACACAggcaataataatttatttttaaatgcaaaatggcACATTGTCGGTCAGACAATCATGCACAAAGACAAGTTCCTGATACACATTCCATTTAGTGagtcaattaaattaataacactggtaaaaaaaaagttaaacattttttttgttgcagaaaccaaaatatacttttctatagatTCTTTGTATACTGAGCTCGAATCGGAAgttagaaaaattctatcacataaAGTTTTTGCGATATTCTCGGTAGAAAATCGAAAACGATTggtaaagaacttttcgagattggctattaaaagcaaatgaaCATGAGATATACTAACCACAaagatttctcgaagaagaaaagagatagtaaaaagatttaaacggatttaaaaatacaaaatttagttcttttataaaccgtaacaaattcaatttaaacaaaCGCTtaaaataacctcgaaaactgataaaaacggaattttcgattttctaacgggaatatctcaaaaacgtgaagtgatagaatttttctaacttcggattcgaaacctatagaaaaatatatcttggtttctgtaacaacaATATTGTTGACTAGTGTACTCAAACCATAATCAACAATTTTCTTTACAGCTCCATTTGAATTAACTCGCGACATTCGAGTTATCGAAACCGAAGGACATACCCTTTCTTGTGTCTCAGTTATAGTCGAGAATTCCAGTCTCGGGGGTGTGACAGCAATTAGTGGtgatttatttgaaaagaaagAAGATATAGATGATCCTGTTTTATGGCAAGAAGTTGGTAGTGAAAATCAAAAAGCTCAATTTAAAAATCGTAGTAAAATTGCTGATATGGCCAATTGGATAATACCAGGACATGGTGAAGGATTTGAAGTTACTTTAGAAATTCGAGAAAAACTTcaacaacaatttaaaaataattaacatttatttcttctttttctttttacaaataatataaaatacgttctaaaaagtttatttaaatcTGAGACTTAAACGACTAAGTTTTGCAATGTGATGGGAattattctaaatttttttttttatgaatgtaaATGAAATGATTCTATTGATAATGTTGATGATTTTATTGGTCGCAAACATGTGTTGTATGCACAGAACCGTTTTCGCAGACTGTTTTGGCAATATTTGACATCTTTCGGTAGAGTTCCAAATGTTCGCTGTTTGTTGTCTTCGCTAGATTCTTACGACATCTATCAGAGGcctggaatgaaaaaaaaaaaacaaaatagagatTTATTAAAGGTTGGTTTAACGGTTGGCTtagcattattaaaaaaataaatgttttattttatttagtgaATGAGATCATGTTCATGTCTGAAATCAAGTCACCAAATGGtcaagttaaataaaaacatcaaattAGTTCCTGAAATTGAGTGCAAAAATGTGTGAGTCTTCTATTCATTATTTTCATTAGTTTCGTTGTGAATGagtagaaatttaaatttttagttcttattggaaattgattgttATTTGCTGAAAGGTTTgcgtaaatattttttggaatcaaaaGGGACAGTTATATAACTTTCAATATAATCTAAACAGTTATAACTTGTTTCTTGTTTCTACTGACTGACTGACTAACTAATACAAAAACCTGGGTCATCTTTAGCAAATCCAAAAAGCAATATTTGCTCTTGACATGCAGAAAAGCCGTAAAAATGGTTGCAATATGCATGAGACATTGACCAATAGGAGAAAAACTGGTTGTGCGTTATATATGACACAAAGCCCACTGTTTTAGTTGTTTGGACTATATAAATTTTACTTCTTTTGGAAAGCGAAAAATTGTTCATTGTCAATATTAACATATAATAACGTCTCTGAATCAAAGATCAAAAACTTGATCTCAACGTTTGTAGATGtaggaaaatatttttgctgTCCTACTAAAAGAGCAAGCAATTTGAGGCAACAAGAACCatattcagccctattctgaatgaaaacttCCGGGGAAAATGTGTTCGGGAGAACGGAGAAGGGCTCCAATCGAAAAATGTCcactctttttcattttaattttgttcccttttcgttaataatgataaaaatcATAATGTCAGGTAGATTTTTTATTGGAAGCCCTTTTCCCGCCCGAAGTTTTCATTCAGATACAGCCCAATTCTAAATTACAATTTCCGgggatttttttctctttttcctaCTCCGTATTGTATCGGAAAAATTTCCAGGAGTTTTTTTTCGGTATCCTCCTGCAGCAATGAAATGCAAACATGAAGTTGATTTTATAATTGGTAGGATTGCAAAACTCTTTCGAACTGGTTGACAGCACCATTCAAGAACacctaacaaaaatttttgaaatataaaatcgaaatatgtacatagtttaaaaaagtatgaaaaaagcaaaaaaatatagtttgatTTGTTAATGAGTCTGACTAAACTATTCGCTACAGAAAAGAGCAACTTGgtgtttagtaaaaaaaaattctgttttaaaa includes the following:
- the LOC129913368 gene encoding metallo-beta-lactamase domain-containing protein 1; translation: MAQVNQVITLFNGYSYLDPADPKIFISNCTCVLIKGLDGYNIIVDTMNPWDGPKILEALKEHSIKPEDISAVVSTHGHPDHTGNNNLFLNAKWHIVGQTIMHKDKFLIHIPFTPFELTRDIRVIETEGHTLSCVSVIVENSSLGGVTAISGDLFEKKEDIDDPVLWQEVGSENQKAQFKNRSKIADMANWIIPGHGEGFEVTLEIREKLQQQFKNN